The Pontibacter pudoricolor genome contains a region encoding:
- a CDS encoding metallophosphoesterase: MRKKYTSWHSACFKSGVVMFLFILSACTGHDVYFGPQTANWETTKPVKNNKVIYTVFLIGDVGSPDLVNGEPSIKLMRQQMMEAGAQSTTIFLGDNVYHNGLPEPGAYDREVSEKRLNAQLDILKGYPGEKYMIPGNHDWNHSGRGGLEAVMREQRYVNEYLTDENIVVGGDFYVPGNGCPGPYEVKISDDLVLIALDTEWWLHPFDRPYGENSDCGAATEVDLLIQLEDIIEKNAGSDIMIVGHHPLKSRGVHGGFFTLKDHIFPFTLLREWIYLPVPIIGSIYPFARKYGGILQDIPHPRYQALIQGLYNIFDKYDNIIYAAGHEHALEYFKHNNTGLIVSGSGCKIQDIRGGGDAHYAEKIKGYAKVLYYENGEVWTEFWAPEGDGATGKITFRTPVYAKKPRKEQPLVQDETNYADSTLTLAANTNYKVGGVKRFLLGEHYRQEWATPVTIPTLDMKHEQGGLRPYQKGGGRQTTSLKVRNPDAREFTLRSVNKDPTMALPEYLRETVARDLLQDQISAQHPYGALVVPKLADAAGVYHTNPKLVYIPQTPYLRQYMDEFSNTIAFLEEDADENHEDVASLGNAENLVGTDKVLEELQQDNDNQVDEQEFARARLLDMLIGDWDRHEGQWRWAEKKKEGKNGDMYIPVPEDRDQAFFKVDGLLPWLATRKWSIRNVQNFGYDYGDLVGLNLSAQTVDRTFLSSVSRQDWLRIAEDIKANMTDAVIEEAVRELPETIVPISGPEIVAKLKSRRDELPVAAAKYYNYLAKLVDIAGSDKHERFIVDRVNDEETNVTVYKITKEGELRDTLYKRTFYTNETKEIRLYGLGGEDEFIVNGDVNDGIVVRIIGGGGEDDITDNSNVRGFKRYTIVYDLKTGNNLVFGPETRNETSHYVDVNFYDRSNYKQPYIGPRLSFEYNVDDGLFIGAGILARTHKFRKDPYAAEHLFEANYAFLTNSYNIHYSGDFREVMGSWHVLLDGNVQGPQYQRNFYGLGNETEQASDVEEAYYRVRFERQQVSAMLYKDATSFFKIGIGPTYDRFKVNTPAQENFLVDEARAGNLKPGTYDEVTGTFKPQEYVGLEAFANMNVVGGGTQTNPRIGLRWYNSINYNYQLGSPSLDYMRLSSEFRFYLTPNFPFQLTWAGRIGAMHNIGEYRFYQASTLGGAENLRGYRRTRYAGRSGIYANAEGRIQLFDFNLYLAPGRFGVLGLYDTGRVYHDEDRAQSFIKSLHNGYGAGIWADFLNRTVFTLTRSFSKEDKLWMLNFGFQF; encoded by the coding sequence ATGAGAAAAAAATACACTTCATGGCACTCCGCCTGCTTTAAGTCTGGTGTGGTGATGTTTTTATTTATACTGAGTGCCTGCACCGGTCACGATGTATATTTTGGGCCGCAAACTGCAAACTGGGAAACCACCAAACCAGTTAAAAATAACAAAGTAATTTATACGGTCTTCCTGATAGGTGACGTAGGTTCTCCCGACCTGGTAAATGGTGAACCCTCGATAAAGCTGATGCGCCAGCAAATGATGGAGGCCGGAGCCCAAAGCACAACTATATTTTTAGGAGATAATGTGTACCACAACGGCTTGCCTGAACCTGGCGCTTACGACCGCGAGGTATCTGAAAAGCGCTTAAATGCGCAGCTCGATATTCTGAAGGGCTACCCCGGCGAAAAGTATATGATCCCGGGCAACCACGACTGGAACCACAGCGGCCGTGGTGGTCTGGAAGCTGTTATGCGCGAGCAACGGTATGTTAACGAATACCTGACGGATGAAAATATAGTTGTTGGCGGAGACTTTTATGTGCCGGGCAACGGCTGCCCCGGGCCCTATGAAGTAAAGATCAGCGACGACCTGGTACTGATCGCCTTAGATACCGAATGGTGGCTGCATCCCTTCGACAGGCCCTATGGCGAGAACAGTGACTGCGGCGCTGCCACAGAAGTAGACCTGCTCATACAACTCGAAGATATCATTGAAAAAAATGCCGGTAGCGATATTATGATCGTGGGGCACCACCCGCTCAAAAGCCGTGGCGTGCATGGCGGGTTTTTTACATTAAAAGATCACATATTCCCGTTTACCCTACTCCGTGAATGGATTTATCTTCCGGTGCCGATTATCGGTTCTATTTATCCGTTTGCGCGTAAATACGGCGGAATTCTGCAGGATATACCCCACCCGCGCTACCAGGCCCTGATACAAGGCCTCTACAATATCTTCGATAAATACGACAACATTATTTATGCCGCCGGCCATGAGCATGCCCTGGAGTATTTTAAGCATAACAATACAGGACTTATAGTTAGCGGATCAGGTTGTAAGATACAGGACATACGCGGTGGCGGGGATGCACACTATGCCGAAAAGATAAAAGGCTACGCCAAAGTTTTATATTATGAGAATGGCGAAGTATGGACAGAATTCTGGGCACCGGAAGGCGATGGGGCTACAGGCAAGATCACGTTCAGGACGCCGGTATATGCCAAAAAGCCGCGTAAAGAGCAACCGCTGGTACAGGACGAAACAAATTATGCCGACAGCACCCTGACGCTCGCTGCCAATACAAACTATAAAGTTGGCGGCGTAAAGCGTTTTTTACTGGGCGAGCATTACCGCCAGGAATGGGCTACACCGGTTACCATACCAACCCTGGATATGAAACACGAACAGGGAGGCCTGCGGCCATACCAGAAAGGCGGCGGCCGGCAAACTACATCCCTGAAGGTACGCAACCCCGATGCCCGCGAGTTTACCCTGCGCAGCGTGAACAAAGACCCAACAATGGCCCTGCCGGAATACCTGCGCGAAACCGTTGCCCGCGACCTGTTACAGGACCAGATATCGGCGCAGCACCCGTATGGTGCGTTGGTTGTGCCTAAACTGGCCGATGCTGCCGGCGTGTACCATACTAACCCGAAACTGGTGTATATACCCCAGACCCCGTATCTGCGCCAGTATATGGATGAGTTCAGCAATACGATAGCTTTTCTGGAAGAGGATGCTGATGAAAACCACGAGGACGTGGCAAGCCTGGGTAATGCCGAAAACCTGGTCGGTACTGATAAAGTGCTGGAAGAACTGCAGCAAGACAATGATAACCAGGTAGACGAACAGGAATTTGCCCGTGCCCGCCTGCTGGATATGCTCATTGGCGACTGGGACCGGCACGAAGGGCAGTGGCGCTGGGCCGAAAAGAAAAAAGAGGGCAAGAACGGAGATATGTACATACCCGTACCCGAAGACCGTGACCAGGCTTTTTTTAAAGTAGATGGCTTACTGCCCTGGCTGGCTACCCGCAAATGGAGCATCCGGAACGTACAGAATTTTGGCTACGACTATGGCGATTTGGTTGGCCTGAACCTGAGCGCTCAGACCGTTGACCGTACCTTCCTGTCCAGTGTTTCGCGGCAGGACTGGCTGCGCATTGCCGAAGACATTAAGGCCAATATGACCGATGCTGTAATAGAGGAAGCCGTACGCGAGCTGCCCGAAACTATAGTACCGATCTCCGGACCTGAAATTGTTGCCAAACTCAAATCAAGAAGAGATGAACTGCCGGTGGCCGCAGCAAAATACTATAATTACCTGGCCAAACTGGTAGATATTGCCGGCAGCGATAAACACGAACGTTTTATAGTTGACCGGGTAAACGACGAAGAAACCAACGTGACAGTTTACAAAATCACCAAAGAAGGCGAACTGCGCGATACACTATATAAACGCACTTTTTATACCAACGAAACCAAAGAGATCAGACTATACGGCCTGGGTGGTGAAGATGAATTTATAGTTAACGGCGATGTAAATGATGGTATAGTTGTGCGCATAATTGGCGGCGGCGGCGAAGACGATATAACAGACAACTCCAACGTGCGCGGCTTTAAGAGATATACTATAGTTTACGACCTCAAAACAGGTAATAACCTTGTGTTTGGCCCTGAAACCAGGAATGAAACCTCACATTATGTGGATGTAAACTTCTACGACCGTAGCAACTATAAGCAGCCTTACATTGGCCCGAGGTTATCGTTTGAATATAACGTAGACGACGGCCTTTTTATAGGTGCAGGCATACTGGCACGCACGCATAAGTTCCGGAAAGATCCGTATGCAGCCGAACACCTGTTTGAAGCTAACTATGCCTTCCTTACTAATTCCTATAATATCCATTACAGCGGCGATTTCAGGGAGGTGATGGGAAGCTGGCATGTGTTGCTTGACGGCAACGTGCAGGGACCGCAATACCAGCGCAATTTTTATGGTCTGGGCAACGAAACAGAACAGGCCTCTGATGTAGAGGAAGCATACTACCGTGTACGATTCGAACGTCAGCAGGTAAGCGCTATGCTATATAAAGATGCGACTTCGTTCTTTAAAATAGGAATTGGGCCAACGTATGATCGCTTTAAAGTAAATACTCCGGCCCAGGAGAACTTTTTAGTGGATGAAGCTAGGGCCGGTAATCTGAAACCGGGAACCTACGACGAAGTGACCGGCACTTTCAAACCACAGGAATACGTAGGCCTTGAAGCGTTTGCCAACATGAACGTAGTAGGTGGCGGTACACAAACCAACCCAAGAATAGGGTTGCGCTGGTATAACAGCATCAACTATAACTACCAGTTAGGCTCGCCGTCGTTAGACTATATGCGGCTTAGCTCCGAGTTCAGGTTTTACCTTACACCTAACTTCCCGTTTCAGTTAACCTGGGCTGGTCGCATAGGGGCCATGCATAATATAGGCGAGTACAGATTTTACCAGGCCAGTACATTGGGCGGTGCCGAAAACCTGCGCGGTTACAGGCGCACACGCTATGCCGGCCGCAGTGGCATTTATGCCAATGCTGAAGGACGTATCCAGTTATTCGATTTTAATCTTTACCTGGCTCCAGGCAGGTTTGGCGTGTTAGGCTTATACGATACAGGCCGCGTATACCACGACGAAGACCGGGCGCAAAGCTTTATTAAAAGCCTGCACAATGGCTACGGGGCAGGTATCTGGGCTGATTTCCTGAACCGCACCGTGTTTACGTTAACTCGTTCTTTCAGCAAAGAAGATAAGCTGTGGATGCTCAACTTCGGCTTCCAGTTTTAA
- a CDS encoding DUF6268 family outer membrane beta-barrel protein, with the protein MHFNKRESYVKPAALSALQTGHTIHYKTMKITKLLLGAVTILCAIGQAQAQGPDEELLEEFASPGVRNMGKSRGIVLSYERLPQFDIESDSKDPRIESGSGRVRRNNKFEARVYAPLVNRPQTKVIFGIDYGMEEFNFENVSPASYPLYSYLEDKNLQSLGTQLAYLRSVDSRRFYLIRVKGEINGDWGKDNASHNLIDYLKSTFEAGYGWKKSPDYVIGVGFQVGYTFGRKSIYPAVIYNRTFNDTWGVEAIFPANTRVRYNVNEKTLLYTGYKIDGASYNLFVDEGPLSEFKEIELRRTDFKGFLRLEREIYDFLWFSLEGGFRQYYRNRVFDEIGSQDEILKNDLAGAGYVRVELYAVPPRRFMEKKK; encoded by the coding sequence ATGCACTTTAATAAAAGAGAGTCGTATGTAAAACCTGCGGCTCTTTCTGCTTTACAGACAGGCCATACTATACACTATAAAACTATGAAGATCACAAAGCTACTTTTAGGAGCGGTAACTATTCTTTGTGCTATAGGGCAGGCACAGGCGCAGGGCCCGGATGAAGAACTACTTGAAGAATTTGCCAGCCCGGGTGTGCGCAACATGGGTAAAAGCCGGGGCATCGTGCTGAGTTATGAACGACTTCCACAATTCGATATAGAATCTGATTCCAAAGACCCGCGCATTGAAAGCGGAAGCGGACGCGTGCGGCGCAATAATAAGTTTGAGGCCCGTGTTTATGCGCCTTTGGTTAACAGACCTCAGACTAAAGTTATTTTCGGAATAGACTATGGCATGGAAGAATTTAACTTCGAAAATGTATCGCCGGCTTCTTACCCTTTGTATAGCTACCTGGAAGATAAAAACCTGCAAAGCCTGGGTACGCAGCTGGCCTACCTCCGTTCTGTAGATAGTCGTCGGTTTTACCTGATCCGGGTAAAAGGTGAAATAAATGGAGACTGGGGGAAAGACAATGCCAGCCATAACTTAATAGATTATCTAAAATCAACATTTGAGGCGGGTTACGGCTGGAAAAAATCTCCGGACTATGTAATTGGAGTTGGTTTCCAGGTTGGGTACACATTTGGCAGAAAAAGCATTTACCCGGCCGTTATCTATAACCGTACCTTTAACGATACCTGGGGCGTTGAAGCCATCTTCCCGGCCAACACAAGAGTGCGCTACAATGTAAACGAGAAGACGTTGCTTTACACTGGGTACAAAATAGATGGTGCGAGCTATAACCTGTTTGTAGATGAAGGACCTTTATCAGAGTTTAAAGAAATAGAACTGCGCCGTACCGACTTTAAAGGCTTTTTAAGGCTGGAACGCGAGATCTACGATTTCCTGTGGTTCTCTCTTGAGGGCGGCTTCAGGCAATACTACCGCAACCGTGTATTCGATGAGATCGGTTCTCAAGACGAGATTCTGAAAAATGATCTGGCTGGCGCAGGCTATGTCCGTGTCGAGTTATATGCTGTGCCACCAAGGCGTTTTATGGAGAAGAAAAAATAG